A portion of the Scleropages formosus chromosome 13, fSclFor1.1, whole genome shotgun sequence genome contains these proteins:
- the LOC108922968 gene encoding LOW QUALITY PROTEIN: AP-1 complex subunit sigma-1A (The sequence of the model RefSeq protein was modified relative to this genomic sequence to represent the inferred CDS: inserted 1 base in 1 codon; substituted 1 base at 1 genomic stop codon), translated as MLQMCFLLLFSXQGKLRLQKWYTAVAEQDKKMVCELMQVVFTCKPKXSSFLEWWELKIMYIRYTLVYFCFAVEQQDDKILTLEVIHRFLNLLDKYFGSICELHIILTFEKVRFILDEFFMTDDIQDTSKKDVLKPIEEADLFLEDDPSPVAVLEELGLVWHNIQNLLGKDRGLWYW; from the exons ATGTTACAGATGTGCTTCTTGCTGCTGTTCAGCTGACAAGGCAAACTGCGGTTGCAGAAGTGGTACACGGCGGTGGCAGAGCAGGACAAGAAGATGGTGTGCGAACTGATGCAGGTGGTGTTCACTTGCAAGCCCA AGAGCAGCTTCCTGGAATGGTGGGAGCTGAAGATCATGTACATAAGGTA TACACTGGTCTATTTCTGCTTTGCTGTTGAGCAGCAAGATGACAAGATCCTCACCCTGGAGGTCATCCACCGCTTCCTGAATCTCCTCGACAAGTACTTTGGCAGC ATATGTGAGTTGCACATCATCTTGACCTTTGAGAAGGTCCGCTTCATCTTGGATGAGTTTTTCATGACCGATGACATTCAGGACACCTCCAAGAAGGATGTCCTCAAGCCCATTGAGGAGGCAGACCTGTTTCTGGAGG ATGACCCATCTCCCGTGGCCGTGCTGGAGGAATTGGGTCTGGTGTGGCACAACATTCAGAACCTTCTGGGAAAAGACAGAGGACTCTGGTACTGGTGA
- the vgf gene encoding neurosecretory protein VGF, with protein sequence MGQCQHTSSAPFLLLLLFCVAQHLTVASPVVNEREGSGSSNATSSPGAPQPSVVQTKKEPTVEQGEVGAPQTPSEEEDELFKDVDPKTLAAVLLEALNHQGDEKKISRESEKEEVEKGEEEKEIQGADRDRDGRQELELVMAAAVAQDKENQERENERKKEEERLTEKVKSRTTSQTMPVKSQPEQEVIKEEKEKEEEEQLSPQEVKNLQTMLEELQHYSTANKREWDLAGHRESRGSYTGMDQEFLDNEINPKPKGYKLALSKKKLKWQEEQKKKKQPLFRGGNFMDDFDTNSQEEDDDDNKDQEEEMLSPEEEEARAKAEQEEVRRQAAEAQRAKAEEEKLADIASDMLLQYMIKPDGKQNQVQTKKVSLGNNVEEDKRSDEEDDTNDEDDIDPQTIDKLIEISSKLHLPADDVVDIISDVEKKKRKDTPENLPWHRPLASPPAPAPAPINTQPKQPTQLSRPSKTWFQDKTLVKQNKQDLWPKPQKQFWTYPAYPFYQKPYPGYYPIYFPPPKPKPRYYTKPTLSFSNLFGNTMDYDFDFSPKRRLRPWNQPAFRQNLYVPNYILPNPRTFKPVPVPMPKPRSPPRRHPSFYYPPAAPLIPRDEDYFTPMGQQPNSDQDLENFIEKVFLKRPRLFQ encoded by the coding sequence ATGGGCCAGTGCCAACACACCTCAAGTGCCCCATTCTTGCTGCTTCTTCTCTTTTGTGTTGCACAACATCTCACTGTCGCCAGCCCTGTGGTCAATGAGAGAGAAGGTAGTGGTTCCAGCAATGCAACATCTTCTCCAGGTGCCCCCCAGCCGAGTGTGgttcaaacaaaaaaggaacCAACGGTTGAGCAGGGTGAAGTAGGGGCCCCTCAGACACCCtcagaggaagaagatgagctATTTAAAGATGTAGATCCCAAAACTCTAGCTGCAGTCCTCTTGGAAGCCCTTAACCACCAAGGGGATGAGAAGAAAATCAGTAGAGAGAGTGAAAAGGAGGAGGTAGAGAAGGgtgaggaagagaaggaaatCCAGGGGGCAGACAGGGACCGGGATGGACGCCAAGAGCTGGAGCTTGTGATGGCTGCTGCAGTAGCACAGGACAAAGAGAAtcaagaaagagaaaatgagaggaagaaagaggaggaacgGCTGACTGAGAAGGTTAAGAGCCGAACAACCAGTCAGACCATGCCAGTGAAAAGCCAACCAGAGCAGGAGGTgataaaagaggaaaaggagaaagaggaggaagagcaatTAAGTCCACAAGAAGTAAAGAATCTGCAGACCATGCTGGAGGAGCTACAGCACTACAGCACAGCCAACAAGAGAGAGTGGGATTTAGCAGGCCATAGGGAGAGTCGCGGATCATATACAGGCATGGATCAAGAATTTCTGGACAATGAGATCAACCCAAAGCCAAAGGGGTACAAGCTAGCTCTGTCAAAGAAGAAGCTAAAATGGCaggaagagcaaaaaaagaaaaaacaacccTTGTTCAGAGGTGGTAACTTTATGGATGACTTTGACACTAATAGCCAGGAAGAAGACGATGATGACAACAAAGATCAAGAGGAGGAAATGTTGAgccctgaggaggaggaggcaagGGCTAAGGCTGAGCAAGAGGAGGTAAGGAGGCAAGCTGCAGAAGCACAAAGAGCAAAGGCTGAAGAGGAGAAATTGGCTGACATCGCATCTGACATGCTGCTGCAGTACATGATCAAGCCGGATGGGAAGCAGAACCAGGTTCAGACTAAGAAAGTGTCTCTGGGGAACAATGTGGAAGAAGATAAGCGCTCAGATGAGGAGGATGACACCAATGATGAGGATGACATTGATCCCCAGACTATTGACAAGCTGATAGAGATTTCCAGCAAGCTGCACCTGCCTGCTGATGATGTTGttgacatcatcagtgatgtggaaaaaaagaagagaaaggaCACCCCTGAAAACCTGCCCTGGCACAGACCTCTGGCTTCTCCACCTGCCCCTGCCCCTGCTCCAATAAACACCCAACCTAAGCAACCGACTCAGCTAAGCAGACCTTCTAAGACATGGTTCCAGGACAAAACACTAGTCAAGCAGAACAAGCAAGATCTTTGGCCCAAGCCTCAAAAGCAGTTTTGGACCTACCCTGCCTATCCATTTTATCAAAAGCCCTACCCTGGTTATTACCCCATCTATTTCCCACCTCCTAAACCCAAACCTCGCTACTATACAAAGCCCACACTCTCTTTCAGTAATCTATTTGGAAACACTATGGATTACGACTTTGACTTTTCCCCTAAGCGAAGGCTACGACCCTGGAACCAGCCAGCTTTTAGACAAAACCTCTATGTACCCAATTATATCCTCCCAAATCCCCGGACATTCAAGCCAGTGCCCGTGCCCATGCCGAAGCCTCGCTCACCTCCTCGCCGTCACCCATCCTTCTACTACCCCCCAGCAGCTCCCTTGATTCCTCGAGATGAAGACTACTTCACTCCAATGGGGCAGCAGCCTAACAGTGATCAAGACCTGGAGAACTTCATTGAGAAGGTCTTCTTGAAGCGTCCCAGACTCTTTCAGTGA